In Mucilaginibacter celer, one DNA window encodes the following:
- a CDS encoding GumC family protein, with amino-acid sequence MKFQGSNESKSFVEQEEGFDLKVFFAKALTQWWIFLISLIVCFAGAFFYLKYKRPLYNINASILVEDDKKGGAIDPTALIGDLGGLLDTKSNVDNEAQILQTRFLMELVVRDLKLNLTYYSVETLKNIELNEAPFVVDQLSVKDTIMSTTVNVNIDDKGQAELSYNDNITDKLVESKVTFGKPFKIEGVGTIQIRKNPFVPMVPGSYAFVITSIDGAVTKFQSLLTVSVPSKDVSTIDLKLNYPLPKKGEGILNRLIQNYIQQNIDDKNRIADSTITFIDARLILVGKELGDVEGDIQVFKQKNNIADVSEQSKLLVSNTSDYMNRLAQIETQLSMANALEDYLKDDVKNKRVVPSSIITDDKIFADLVEKYNSLVVDRDRQALSVTSDNPIIVNMDQRIAALRNDMLVNLSNTKKSLLITKNSLQKSTGQLQGLIHNVPSQERVSLNLTRQQTIKQQLYLYLLQKREETAISKTSNISNSRIIDPPKSDVVPYSPKSALTFAFALILGLGLPIGRILAIDILNNKIMTKDDIVRGTQIPVIGEISHNESELNIVVSQNSRSGIAEQFRALRTNLNFLINPDTSNVILLTSSMSGEGKSFTSVNLAIVLALSGKKVVMIELDLRKPTLTAKMGMNNDKGFTNYIISNSLKAEDVVVPSYINENLFLISAGPIPPNPTETILNKRTKELVTELREKFDYIIMDAPPIGLVTDAQVLSEYADLTIYMVRQKYTFKNQLNIPEDLYQEGKIKKMGIVVNDIEINKGYGYGYGYGYGYGYGYGYGYGYGSYGNEDSKKGKGIFKLFKRDS; translated from the coding sequence ATGAAGTTTCAGGGTTCAAACGAATCAAAATCATTTGTCGAACAGGAAGAAGGTTTTGATTTAAAAGTATTTTTTGCCAAGGCATTAACACAATGGTGGATCTTCCTGATCAGCCTTATAGTTTGCTTTGCCGGCGCATTCTTTTATTTGAAATACAAACGGCCATTATACAATATAAACGCAAGTATCCTGGTTGAAGACGATAAAAAAGGCGGAGCTATTGATCCTACAGCCCTCATTGGCGATTTAGGCGGCTTGCTGGATACCAAAAGTAATGTTGATAACGAAGCACAGATATTGCAAACACGCTTTTTAATGGAGCTTGTGGTAAGAGATCTGAAGCTTAACCTTACTTATTACTCGGTTGAAACGCTGAAAAACATTGAACTTAACGAGGCTCCCTTTGTAGTTGACCAGCTAAGCGTAAAGGATACTATAATGAGTACTACGGTTAATGTTAACATAGATGATAAAGGTCAGGCCGAACTTTCATACAATGATAACATTACCGATAAGCTGGTTGAAAGTAAAGTTACTTTTGGCAAGCCTTTTAAAATTGAAGGTGTTGGTACTATCCAAATCCGTAAAAACCCGTTTGTGCCTATGGTACCGGGCAGTTATGCTTTTGTAATTACATCTATTGATGGTGCTGTAACTAAATTTCAGAGTTTATTAACCGTAAGCGTACCAAGTAAGGATGTAAGTACAATCGATTTAAAACTTAACTACCCGCTGCCTAAAAAAGGTGAAGGCATTTTAAATAGGCTGATCCAAAATTATATTCAACAAAATATCGACGATAAAAACAGGATAGCAGATAGCACCATAACATTTATTGATGCCAGGCTGATCCTGGTTGGGAAAGAATTGGGTGATGTTGAAGGTGATATCCAGGTATTTAAACAGAAAAACAACATCGCCGATGTTTCTGAGCAATCAAAATTACTGGTATCAAACACCAGCGATTATATGAACAGGCTTGCCCAGATTGAAACACAGCTAAGCATGGCCAACGCTCTTGAAGATTACCTGAAGGACGATGTTAAGAATAAACGCGTGGTGCCAAGTTCAATTATTACGGATGATAAGATTTTTGCCGACCTGGTTGAAAAATACAATTCGTTAGTGGTTGACCGCGACCGCCAGGCATTATCGGTTACTTCGGATAACCCGATCATTGTAAACATGGATCAGCGTATTGCTGCCTTGCGTAATGATATGTTGGTTAACCTTAGCAATACCAAAAAGTCGTTGTTGATAACCAAAAACAGCCTTCAAAAAAGCACAGGACAGTTGCAGGGCTTAATACACAATGTTCCATCGCAGGAGCGTGTGTCGCTTAACCTTACCAGGCAGCAAACCATTAAGCAGCAGCTTTATTTGTACCTGCTTCAAAAACGCGAAGAAACGGCGATCTCAAAAACTTCAAATATCTCTAACTCGAGAATTATTGATCCACCGAAATCAGACGTTGTTCCTTACAGCCCTAAAAGCGCTTTAACATTTGCATTTGCGTTGATTTTAGGTTTAGGATTACCTATCGGCCGTATCCTGGCTATCGATATCCTGAACAATAAGATCATGACCAAGGATGATATTGTTAGAGGTACCCAAATCCCGGTTATTGGCGAGATCAGCCATAACGAGTCGGAACTTAACATTGTGGTTAGCCAGAATTCGCGAAGCGGTATTGCCGAGCAGTTCAGGGCGCTGAGAACAAATCTTAACTTCCTGATTAACCCGGATACCTCGAATGTGATCCTGTTAACATCAAGTATGTCGGGCGAGGGTAAATCGTTTACATCTGTTAACCTTGCCATCGTGCTGGCACTATCGGGTAAAAAGGTAGTAATGATCGAGCTCGACTTACGTAAACCTACCCTTACTGCAAAAATGGGTATGAATAACGATAAGGGTTTTACCAACTATATTATCTCAAATAGTTTAAAAGCCGAAGATGTGGTGGTACCATCATACATTAACGAAAACCTGTTTTTGATAAGTGCCGGTCCTATTCCGCCTAACCCTACCGAAACCATCTTAAATAAACGTACCAAAGAACTGGTTACCGAGCTGAGGGAAAAGTTTGATTATATCATTATGGACGCCCCGCCAATCGGTTTGGTTACCGATGCACAGGTGTTAAGCGAATACGCCGATTTAACCATTTACATGGTAAGGCAGAAATATACATTCAAAAATCAGCTGAATATCCCTGAAGATCTGTACCAGGAAGGTAAGATCAAGAAAATGGGTATAGTGGTTAACGATATCGAGATTAATAAAGGCTACGGTTATGGCTATGGTTACGGTTATGGCTACGGCTATGGCTACGGTTATGGCTATGGTTACGGAAGCTATGGCAACGAAGACAGCAAAAAAGGTAAGGGGATTTTCAAGCTTTTTAAGCGCGATTCGTAA
- a CDS encoding polysaccharide biosynthesis/export family protein, producing the protein MRKHFVLACLILLALSSLFSCKTTKNIKYFQDLPDSGAVVTLKQAEYSEPRIQIDDILTIIVQTLDPASTEAIYRGNIIGPSGGVSSNQQANATQATPAIAGYLVDKKGEVELPFIGKVKVDGLTTSEAKEKIRAATEVFFKQPSVIVRYANFKVTVAGEVSKPATIIVPNEKVTILDALTMAGDLTIYGKRENILLLRDNLDGTKTAYRINLNKSSIINQPYYYLHQNDYIYVEPTKGKAAANDLSQTRTIAIISSTLSLLIVIASRVL; encoded by the coding sequence ATGAGAAAACATTTTGTACTCGCGTGTTTAATTCTTTTAGCTCTTTCCTCTTTATTTTCCTGTAAAACCACCAAAAACATTAAATACTTTCAAGATCTTCCGGATTCTGGTGCAGTTGTTACCTTAAAACAAGCTGAATATTCTGAACCGCGTATCCAGATTGATGATATATTGACAATTATTGTTCAAACGCTTGATCCTGCTTCAACCGAGGCTATTTACAGGGGTAATATTATTGGCCCTTCGGGCGGTGTGAGCAGCAACCAGCAGGCCAATGCCACACAGGCAACACCGGCTATTGCAGGTTACCTGGTTGATAAAAAAGGTGAGGTTGAACTGCCTTTTATAGGAAAAGTGAAAGTTGACGGGCTTACTACTTCCGAGGCAAAAGAAAAAATACGTGCCGCTACCGAAGTTTTTTTCAAGCAGCCTTCTGTTATAGTAAGGTATGCAAACTTTAAGGTTACAGTTGCCGGCGAAGTATCAAAACCGGCTACTATTATAGTACCGAACGAGAAGGTTACCATTTTGGATGCGCTTACCATGGCCGGCGATTTAACAATTTATGGTAAACGCGAAAATATTTTACTGTTGCGCGATAATCTCGACGGAACAAAAACTGCTTATCGCATCAATTTAAATAAAAGCAGCATCATTAATCAACCGTATTATTATCTGCACCAGAACGATTATATCTACGTTGAGCCTACTAAAGGGAAAGCGGCAGCAAATGATCTTTCGCAAACCAGAACTATTGCAATCATAAGCTCAACTTTATCATTACTGATAGTAATTGCAAGCCGCGTACTATAA
- a CDS encoding DUF3467 domain-containing protein, with protein MEEQNENQLSIELSEEIAEGTYSNLAIITHSSSEFVLDFIRVMPGAPKARVKSRIILTPEHAKRLLAALEDNVEKFEANNGRIKVQPEHPGFPMNFGGTMGQA; from the coding sequence ATGGAAGAACAAAACGAAAATCAGCTCAGTATCGAGCTTTCAGAAGAAATTGCGGAAGGCACTTATTCAAACCTCGCTATCATTACCCATTCAAGTTCGGAGTTTGTATTGGATTTTATCCGTGTAATGCCCGGAGCACCTAAGGCGCGGGTAAAATCAAGAATCATATTAACTCCCGAACATGCAAAACGATTGCTTGCAGCTTTAGAAGATAATGTTGAAAAATTTGAAGCCAATAACGGCCGGATCAAAGTTCAGCCGGAACATCCCGGTTTTCCGATGAATTTTGGCGGTACAATGGGACAGGCATAG
- the rpoC gene encoding DNA-directed RNA polymerase subunit beta', with the protein MSYKKDNKIKSNFTTITISLASPESILERSSGEVLKPETINYRTYKPERDGLFCERIFGPVKDYECHCGKYKRIRYKGIVCDRCGVEVTEKKVRRERMGHINLVVPVAHIWYFRSLPNKIGYLLGLPTKRLDLIIYYERYVVIQPGIKEADGINKMDFLTEEEYLDVLDTLPKENQYLDDKDPQKFVAKMGAEALEELLKRLDLDELSFSLRHQAANETSQQRKNEALKRLQVVEAFRDAKTRIENNPEWMIVKIVPVIPPELRPLVPLEGGRFATSDLNDLYRRVIIRNNRLKRLIEIKAPEVILRNEKRMLQEAVDSLFDNSRKVNAVKTEGNRALKSLSDILKGKQGRFRQNLLGKRVDYSARSVIVVGPNLKLHECGLPKDMAAELFKPFIIRKMIERGVVKTVKSAKKIVDRKDPLVWDILENVLKGHPVLLNRAPTLHRLGIQSFQPKLVEGKAIQLHPLTCTAFNADFDGDQMAVHVPLGNAAILEAQILMLASHNILNPANGTPITVPSQDMVLGLYYITKGRKTDATRVVKGEGLTFYSAEEVIIAYNEKKLDLHAFIKVKGNVKERDGKIVNKLIDTTVGRVLFNQHVPAEVGYINELLTKKSLRDIIGEVVKITGMARAAQFLDDIKELGFQMAFRGGLSFNLKDINIPAEKVNLIDTASKQVDEVMNNYNMGFITNNERYNQIIDIWTRINNRLTANVMDILSNDNQGFNSVYMMLDSGARGSKEQIRQLAGMRGLMAKPQKSGSGGEIIENPILSNFKEGLSVLEYFISTHGARKGLADTALKTADAGYLTRRLHDVAQDMIVGEVDCGTLRGIYTTALKDNEDIVEPLYDRILGRTTLHDVHDPITNELLATAGQDITEEVAKKIENSPLEGIEIRSVLTCESKRGVCALCYGRNLASGKRVQKGEAVGVIAAQSIGEPGTQLTLRTFHVGGTASNIAAESQINAKFDGVIEFENVRTVTYETAEDGAVDVVLGRSGEFRIIEPGSNKVIVTNNIPYGSYLYIKDGATITKGDRICSWDPYNAVIISEFAGIAQFDAVVEGVTFREESDEQTGHREKVIIDTRDKSKNPAIQITDNKGNVIKGYNIPVGAHIAVDEGDKLQTGQVIAKIPRSTGKTRDITGGLPRVTELFEARNPSNPAVVTEIDGVVTLGGVKRGNREITIESKDGQVKKYLVPLSKHILVQDNDFIKAGMPLSDGSISPSDILAIKGPAAVQEYLVNGIQEVYRLQGVKINDKHFEVIVHQMMQKVSIEDAGDTRFLEREAVDGWDFMTENDEIYDKKVVTDPGDSTTLKSGQIVSLRRLRDENSVLKRRDLKLVEVRDAIPATSSPILQGITRASLGTKSFISAASFQETTKVLNEAAIAGKKDNMLGLKENVIVGHLIPSGTGLREYENIRVGSQEEFDRLMASKAEEQEA; encoded by the coding sequence ATGTCTTACAAAAAGGATAATAAAATCAAAAGTAACTTTACCACCATTACCATCAGTTTAGCCTCTCCGGAGTCTATCCTGGAGCGTTCGAGCGGTGAAGTTTTAAAGCCTGAAACCATTAACTACCGTACTTACAAACCTGAGCGTGATGGTTTGTTTTGCGAGCGTATTTTTGGTCCGGTAAAGGATTATGAGTGCCATTGCGGTAAATACAAACGTATCCGTTACAAAGGTATCGTTTGTGATCGTTGCGGTGTTGAAGTAACCGAAAAGAAAGTACGTCGTGAGCGTATGGGCCACATCAACCTGGTGGTGCCTGTTGCGCACATCTGGTACTTCCGCTCATTACCAAACAAAATTGGTTATTTATTAGGCCTGCCTACAAAAAGGCTTGACCTTATTATATACTACGAGCGTTACGTAGTTATACAGCCAGGTATTAAAGAAGCAGACGGAATCAACAAAATGGATTTCCTTACAGAAGAAGAATACCTTGACGTATTAGATACCCTTCCAAAAGAAAACCAGTACCTCGACGACAAAGATCCTCAGAAATTTGTTGCCAAAATGGGTGCCGAGGCTTTGGAAGAATTATTGAAACGCCTTGACCTTGATGAATTATCATTCAGCCTGCGTCACCAGGCCGCTAACGAAACTTCTCAGCAACGTAAAAACGAAGCCTTAAAACGCTTACAGGTTGTTGAAGCTTTCCGCGATGCTAAAACCAGGATCGAAAATAACCCTGAGTGGATGATCGTTAAGATTGTTCCGGTTATCCCGCCTGAGCTGCGTCCGTTAGTACCATTGGAAGGTGGCCGTTTTGCAACTTCAGATTTGAACGATCTTTACCGTCGTGTAATTATCCGTAACAACCGTTTAAAACGTTTGATCGAGATTAAAGCACCAGAGGTAATTTTACGTAACGAGAAACGTATGTTGCAGGAAGCTGTAGATTCGTTGTTCGATAACTCACGTAAAGTTAACGCGGTAAAAACTGAAGGTAACCGTGCTTTGAAATCACTTTCGGATATCCTGAAAGGTAAACAAGGCCGTTTCCGTCAAAACTTATTAGGTAAACGTGTGGATTACTCTGCCCGTTCGGTAATTGTTGTAGGTCCTAACCTTAAATTACACGAGTGCGGTTTACCAAAAGATATGGCTGCCGAGCTGTTTAAGCCATTTATCATCCGTAAAATGATTGAGCGTGGTGTGGTTAAAACAGTAAAATCTGCCAAAAAGATTGTTGACCGTAAAGACCCATTAGTTTGGGATATTTTGGAAAACGTACTGAAAGGTCACCCTGTGTTACTAAACCGTGCGCCTACGCTGCACAGGTTGGGTATCCAGTCGTTCCAGCCAAAACTGGTTGAAGGTAAAGCGATTCAATTGCACCCATTAACCTGTACCGCGTTCAACGCCGACTTTGACGGTGACCAGATGGCCGTTCACGTACCACTTGGTAACGCGGCAATTTTGGAAGCCCAGATTTTGATGCTTGCTTCGCACAACATCCTTAACCCGGCGAATGGTACCCCAATCACCGTACCATCTCAGGACATGGTGCTTGGTTTGTACTACATAACCAAAGGCCGTAAAACTGATGCAACCCGCGTGGTAAAAGGCGAAGGTTTAACCTTCTACTCGGCAGAGGAAGTTATTATCGCTTATAACGAGAAAAAACTTGACCTGCACGCCTTTATCAAGGTTAAAGGAAACGTTAAAGAGCGCGACGGTAAAATTGTAAATAAACTGATTGATACTACTGTAGGTAGGGTATTGTTTAACCAACACGTACCGGCCGAAGTAGGTTACATCAACGAGTTGCTTACCAAAAAATCACTTCGTGATATCATTGGTGAGGTAGTTAAGATAACCGGTATGGCCCGTGCAGCCCAGTTCCTTGATGATATTAAGGAGTTAGGTTTCCAGATGGCATTCCGTGGTGGTTTATCATTTAACCTGAAGGATATCAATATCCCTGCAGAAAAAGTAAACCTGATTGATACTGCTTCTAAACAAGTTGATGAGGTAATGAACAACTATAACATGGGTTTCATTACCAACAACGAGCGTTACAACCAGATCATCGATATCTGGACACGTATCAACAACCGCCTTACAGCAAACGTAATGGACATCCTGAGCAACGATAACCAGGGCTTCAACTCTGTTTACATGATGCTTGACTCAGGTGCCCGTGGTTCGAAAGAGCAGATCCGTCAGCTTGCAGGTATGCGTGGTTTGATGGCGAAACCTCAAAAATCAGGTTCAGGTGGTGAGATTATCGAAAACCCGATCCTTTCAAACTTTAAAGAAGGTTTGTCGGTATTGGAGTACTTCATCTCAACCCACGGTGCCCGTAAAGGTTTGGCGGATACGGCGTTAAAAACAGCGGATGCCGGTTACTTAACCCGTAGGTTGCATGACGTTGCCCAGGATATGATTGTAGGCGAAGTTGATTGCGGTACTTTACGTGGTATCTACACAACAGCGCTGAAAGATAACGAGGATATTGTTGAACCATTATATGATCGTATTTTAGGTCGTACCACTTTACATGATGTTCATGACCCTATTACTAACGAATTGTTAGCGACAGCCGGTCAGGACATTACCGAAGAGGTAGCTAAAAAGATCGAAAACTCACCGCTGGAAGGTATCGAAATCCGTTCGGTATTAACCTGCGAAAGCAAACGCGGTGTGTGCGCCCTTTGCTACGGCCGTAACCTTGCAAGCGGTAAACGCGTGCAAAAAGGCGAGGCTGTGGGTGTAATTGCAGCACAGTCAATCGGTGAGCCGGGTACACAGTTAACACTTCGTACATTCCACGTGGGTGGTACCGCATCAAACATCGCGGCCGAGTCACAGATCAACGCTAAGTTTGATGGTGTTATCGAATTTGAAAACGTACGTACCGTAACTTACGAAACTGCCGAAGATGGCGCTGTTGACGTGGTATTAGGCCGTTCGGGCGAATTCCGCATCATTGAGCCGGGAAGCAATAAAGTGATTGTAACCAACAACATCCCGTACGGTTCATACCTGTACATAAAAGATGGTGCTACTATCACTAAAGGCGATCGTATCTGTTCATGGGATCCGTACAACGCGGTAATTATATCTGAGTTTGCAGGTATTGCCCAGTTTGACGCTGTAGTTGAAGGTGTAACCTTCCGCGAAGAATCAGACGAGCAAACCGGTCACCGCGAAAAAGTGATCATCGATACCAGGGATAAATCTAAAAACCCTGCCATCCAGATCACTGATAACAAAGGCAACGTAATTAAAGGATACAACATCCCGGTAGGTGCCCACATCGCTGTTGATGAAGGCGATAAACTACAAACCGGACAGGTTATTGCTAAAATCCCTCGTTCAACCGGTAAAACGCGAGATATTACAGGTGGTTTACCACGTGTAACTGAGTTATTTGAAGCACGTAACCCATCAAACCCTGCGGTAGTAACCGAGATTGACGGTGTGGTAACTTTAGGTGGTGTAAAACGTGGTAACCGTGAGATCACTATCGAATCGAAAGACGGGCAGGTTAAAAAATACCTTGTACCACTTTCAAAACACATCCTTGTACAGGACAACGACTTTATCAAAGCCGGTATGCCACTGTCGGATGGTTCGATATCTCCATCGGATATCCTTGCTATCAAAGGCCCTGCCGCGGTACAGGAATATTTGGTTAACGGTATCCAGGAAGTTTACCGCTTACAGGGTGTGAAAATTAACGATAAACACTTTGAGGTTATCGTTCACCAGATGATGCAGAAAGTATCTATCGAAGATGCGGGCGATACCCGTTTCTTAGAGCGTGAAGCTGTAGACGGATGGGATTTCATGACCGAGAACGACGAGATCTACGACAAAAAAGTTGTAACCGATCCGGGCGATTCAACTACCCTGAAATCAGGCCAGATCGTTTCTTTACGCCGCTTACGTGATGAAAACTCGGTATTGAAACGCCGCGACCTTAAATTGGTTGAAGTGCGTGACGCAATCCCTGCTACATCAAGCCCGATACTGCAAGGTATCACCAGGGCGTCGTTGGGTACTAAGTCGTTTATCTCGGCAGCATCGTTCCAGGAAACTACCAAAGTACTGAACGAAGCAGCAATAGCAGGTAAAAAAGACAACATGCTTGGCCTGAAAGAGAACGTTATCGTAGGTCACTTAATACCTTCAGGTACCGGTTTGCGCGAATACGAAAATATCCGTGTAGGCTCGCAGGAAGAGTTTGACCGTTTAATGGCTTCAAAAGCAGAAGAGCAGGAAGCATAA